A part of Candidatus Dormiibacterota bacterium genomic DNA contains:
- a CDS encoding histidine phosphatase family protein, which yields MTGDTAFVVLARHGETRVPDEEGRYTSRPGPPLTPRGLDQARRLGATLRPFHVAHLYCSDLPRARRSAALVGAAIGLEPEPVEALREIHSGDLNGATHAHVELEHPRFLPWIEVGHRQ from the coding sequence GTGACCGGCGACACCGCGTTCGTGGTGCTGGCGCGGCACGGGGAGACCCGGGTGCCCGACGAGGAGGGCCGGTACACCAGCCGCCCGGGGCCGCCGCTGACCCCGCGTGGCCTCGACCAGGCGCGGCGGCTCGGCGCCACCCTCCGCCCCTTCCACGTCGCCCACCTCTACTGCAGCGACCTGCCCCGGGCGCGGCGCAGCGCGGCGCTCGTCGGCGCCGCGATCGGCCTCGAGCCCGAGCCGGTGGAGGCGCTGCGGGAGATCCACAGTGGCGACCTGAACGGCGCCACCCACGCGCACGTCGAGCTCGAGCACCCCCGCTTCCTGCCCTGGATCGAGGTGGGCCACCGCCAG
- a CDS encoding NAD(P)-dependent oxidoreductase, producing MADLVGVLGLGNIGGGMAHRLLDSGYAVAGYDLSPAAGDRAAAMGVRISGSAPELAAAVPVLITSLPTPASVLDALLGEGGALEAMVPGATLIETSTIDPHTMERVGAAARARGLQVLDLTLSGEPPQAARGELVFMAGGDEAVLEAQRALLETLSRKLHHTGAVGTAKTVKLVNNLMSLSNIAAAAEAFVLGVKCGMEPQRLFDILSTSGGRSAHFIHDWPGVLRGDYRPGFKTSLAAKDMGLILDLAEQERYAAVLAPVLARLYRDAVEGGSGEEHFTSLVKLFESRAGVSVQPAEPAASG from the coding sequence ATGGCCGACCTGGTCGGCGTCCTGGGGCTGGGGAACATCGGCGGGGGCATGGCCCACCGCCTGCTCGACTCGGGATACGCGGTGGCGGGATACGACCTCTCGCCGGCCGCCGGTGACCGAGCCGCGGCGATGGGCGTGCGGATCAGCGGATCGGCGCCCGAGCTCGCCGCTGCGGTACCGGTGCTGATCACCTCCCTCCCCACCCCCGCCAGCGTGCTCGATGCCCTTCTCGGCGAGGGCGGGGCGCTCGAGGCGATGGTGCCGGGCGCGACCCTGATCGAGACCAGCACCATCGACCCGCACACCATGGAGCGGGTCGGCGCCGCCGCCCGCGCCCGCGGCCTGCAGGTCCTGGATCTCACCCTGAGCGGCGAGCCGCCCCAGGCGGCGCGCGGCGAGCTGGTGTTCATGGCCGGCGGCGACGAGGCGGTGCTCGAGGCCCAGCGGGCGCTGCTCGAGACCCTGTCGCGGAAGCTCCACCACACCGGCGCCGTCGGCACCGCCAAGACGGTGAAGCTGGTGAACAACCTGATGTCGCTGAGCAACATCGCCGCCGCCGCCGAGGCCTTCGTGCTCGGGGTGAAGTGCGGCATGGAGCCGCAGCGCCTGTTCGACATCCTGTCGACCTCGGGAGGGCGGTCGGCGCACTTCATCCACGACTGGCCGGGGGTGCTCCGGGGCGACTACCGCCCCGGGTTCAAGACCAGCCTGGCGGCCAAGGACATGGGGCTGATCCTCGACCTCGCCGAGCAGGAGAGGTACGCCGCGGTGCTCGCGCCGGTGCTCGCGCGGCTCTACCGCGACGCGGTCGAGGGTGGCAGCGGCGAGGAGCACTTCACCTCGCTGGTGAAGCTCTTCGAGAGCCGTGCCGGGGTCTCGGTGCAGCCCGCCGAGCCCGCGGCCAGCGGCTGA
- a CDS encoding histidine phosphatase family protein encodes MAPPCRVHLIRHGEAAMPDPEGRILNYSGARLTARGREQARRMAAVLDRVHVDAVVSSDLERAQETARIVAAGRAPVLTDPRLREIDLGGYDGMTFAEVAEVDTRFLPWPGVAFYGRLARAGYHVPSDLAFPGGESVETLHRRLLPGLVELAAARGGQTVAVVSHGYAIQALLCQVTACDLANYYRFMYANAVTTIVDVDESGTGELLVHNGNQELERATAGRLGVDEGPGTARSDDREATCRVVMLCPGDGGDGLAAGLRGVPMTAVRLAPGAASRDLGGAVEAATGVAPLVDPGLGDGDAAPGRLAALAAASRGGAVVVVAEPPAMSRLGAHVVALPPGGAARLPALAGGLGLAEVEADGRGVLHIWNGRIAPEHVRPG; translated from the coding sequence GTGGCGCCGCCGTGCCGCGTCCACCTGATCCGGCACGGCGAGGCGGCGATGCCCGACCCCGAGGGCCGCATCCTCAACTACTCCGGCGCCCGGCTGACCGCGCGGGGACGCGAGCAGGCGCGGCGAATGGCCGCGGTGCTCGACCGCGTCCACGTCGACGCCGTGGTGAGCTCGGACCTCGAGCGCGCCCAGGAGACGGCGCGGATCGTCGCCGCCGGCCGCGCCCCGGTGCTCACCGACCCGCGGCTGCGCGAGATCGACCTCGGCGGCTACGACGGCATGACCTTCGCCGAGGTCGCCGAGGTCGACACCCGCTTCCTCCCCTGGCCGGGGGTGGCCTTCTACGGCCGGCTGGCGAGGGCCGGGTATCACGTCCCCTCGGACCTCGCCTTCCCCGGCGGCGAATCGGTCGAGACCCTCCACCGCCGGCTGCTGCCCGGCCTCGTCGAGCTCGCCGCGGCGCGCGGCGGCCAGACCGTCGCGGTGGTGAGTCACGGCTATGCGATCCAGGCGCTGCTCTGCCAGGTCACCGCCTGCGATCTGGCCAACTACTACCGATTCATGTACGCCAACGCGGTGACCACGATCGTCGACGTCGACGAGTCCGGCACCGGTGAGCTGCTGGTGCACAACGGCAACCAGGAGCTGGAGCGGGCCACCGCCGGGCGGCTCGGGGTCGACGAGGGGCCGGGCACCGCCCGCAGCGACGATCGCGAGGCCACCTGCCGGGTGGTGATGCTGTGCCCGGGCGACGGCGGCGACGGTCTCGCCGCCGGGCTGCGCGGGGTGCCGATGACGGCGGTGCGGCTGGCGCCGGGGGCGGCGAGCCGCGACCTCGGCGGGGCGGTCGAGGCGGCCACCGGCGTGGCCCCGCTGGTCGACCCCGGCCTCGGCGACGGCGACGCCGCGCCCGGCCGCCTCGCCGCGCTCGCCGCGGCGTCGCGGGGCGGGGCGGTGGTGGTGGTCGCGGAGCCGCCGGCGATGTCGCGGCTCGGCGCCCACGTCGTCGCCCTGCCCCCCGGCGGCGCGGCGCGGCTGCCCGCGCTCGCCGGCGGCCTCGGCCTCGCCGAGGTCGAGGCCGACGGCCGCGGGGTGCTCCACATCTGGAACGGCCGGATCGCACCGGAGCATGTCCGCCCGGGATAG
- a CDS encoding Rieske 2Fe-2S domain-containing protein, with amino-acid sequence MLLERVLLAGDLEERRPVRIRAGGADVVCVLVEGTVFAFRNSCPHTGYKLHLGRVRGCVVTCSSHLAQFDLRDGHLVSAPMEGQDIPTGDLAVYRVIEEDGHISIEVPE; translated from the coding sequence ATGCTTCTCGAGCGGGTTCTGCTGGCCGGAGACCTCGAGGAGCGCCGGCCGGTCCGGATCAGGGCGGGCGGGGCCGACGTGGTCTGCGTGCTCGTCGAGGGCACCGTCTTCGCCTTCCGCAACAGCTGCCCGCACACCGGCTACAAGCTCCACCTCGGCCGGGTGCGCGGCTGTGTGGTCACCTGCAGCTCGCACCTCGCCCAGTTCGACCTGCGCGACGGCCACCTGGTGTCGGCGCCGATGGAGGGCCAGGACATCCCCACCGGCGACCTGGCGGTCTACCGGGTGATCGAGGAGGACGGCCACATCTCCATCGAGGTGCCGGAGTAG
- a CDS encoding thiamine pyrophosphate-binding protein, whose translation MEAPSVAGLLAAELRRRGVRRVFGLCGGHIQPVWDALARLGVDVVGVRHEGSAVYMAQAQADLGGGVGVALVTAGPGLTNTITALASAHLARSPVVLVTGRAPRPQSGMGALQDIPQAALVAPVCRRVETVWDRGHLLARLDAVWSAALGEEGPQGPACLEIPTDVLTEPAATVDRGPRRAAAVGRAALLPDPGAVAAAVALLGEGRRTLVVTGRGARDDPRAVEAFLDATGAGHIDTAESRGVVARDHPAQLTAMRSRAMAEAELVVTVGRRLDFQLGYGSDAVFSAGPGWLRIGRTTDELADNRRGDVTVQADAGAALWALLEAGVGHRGADTGWRDALHRASEERIAAARARAPRLTTGDGGIHPLTLLAAVEELVDAGTVVVADGGDILSFARSSLAADTWLDPGALGCLGVGVPFAVAAALTLPDRRVIAVVGDGAAGFSAMEIDTAVRHRARALVVVANNAGWNIERQDQIDRFDGNLVGVELPGCRYDLLARALGAHGERVEDAALLPGALRRGLENAPAVVDVWVSREPVSPDSRSGMAAVPELHALAPWDRAERELRARTIPPG comes from the coding sequence ATGGAGGCGCCCAGCGTCGCCGGGCTGCTCGCCGCCGAGCTCCGGCGCCGCGGGGTGCGCCGGGTGTTCGGCCTCTGCGGCGGCCACATCCAGCCGGTCTGGGACGCGCTCGCCCGGCTCGGCGTCGACGTGGTCGGCGTCCGCCACGAGGGCTCGGCGGTGTACATGGCGCAGGCCCAGGCGGACCTCGGCGGCGGCGTCGGGGTCGCCCTGGTCACCGCCGGACCGGGGCTGACAAACACCATCACCGCGCTGGCGAGCGCCCACCTCGCCCGCTCCCCGGTGGTGCTGGTGACCGGCCGTGCGCCGCGGCCGCAGAGCGGGATGGGCGCGCTCCAGGACATCCCCCAGGCGGCGCTGGTGGCACCGGTCTGCCGCCGGGTCGAGACCGTGTGGGACCGCGGCCACCTGCTCGCCCGCCTCGACGCGGTGTGGAGCGCGGCGCTCGGCGAGGAGGGCCCGCAGGGGCCGGCCTGCCTCGAGATCCCCACCGACGTGCTCACCGAGCCCGCCGCCACCGTCGACCGCGGCCCCCGGCGCGCCGCCGCGGTGGGCCGCGCCGCGCTGCTGCCCGACCCCGGCGCGGTGGCGGCCGCGGTCGCGCTGCTGGGCGAGGGACGGCGCACCCTGGTGGTCACCGGGCGGGGTGCCCGCGACGACCCCCGCGCCGTCGAGGCATTCCTCGACGCCACCGGCGCCGGCCACATCGACACCGCGGAGAGCCGCGGCGTGGTGGCCCGCGACCACCCCGCCCAGCTCACCGCGATGCGCTCGCGGGCGATGGCGGAGGCCGAGCTGGTGGTCACGGTGGGGCGCCGCCTCGACTTCCAGCTCGGCTACGGCTCGGACGCGGTGTTCTCCGCCGGGCCGGGCTGGCTGCGGATCGGGCGCACCACCGACGAGCTCGCCGACAACCGCCGCGGCGACGTCACCGTCCAGGCCGACGCGGGCGCCGCCCTGTGGGCGCTGCTCGAGGCGGGGGTGGGACACAGGGGGGCGGACACCGGCTGGCGCGACGCGCTCCACCGCGCCAGCGAGGAGCGCATCGCCGCCGCCCGCGCCCGCGCCCCCAGGCTCACCACCGGCGACGGCGGCATCCACCCGCTCACCCTGCTCGCCGCGGTCGAGGAGCTGGTCGACGCCGGCACCGTGGTGGTCGCGGACGGGGGCGACATCCTCTCCTTCGCCCGCTCCTCGCTGGCCGCGGACACCTGGCTCGACCCCGGCGCCCTGGGCTGCCTCGGCGTGGGCGTGCCCTTCGCGGTCGCGGCGGCGCTCACCCTGCCGGACCGGCGGGTGATCGCGGTGGTGGGCGACGGCGCCGCCGGCTTCTCGGCGATGGAGATCGACACCGCGGTGCGCCACCGCGCCCGCGCCCTGGTGGTGGTGGCGAACAACGCGGGCTGGAACATCGAGCGGCAGGACCAGATCGACCGCTTCGACGGCAACCTGGTCGGCGTCGAGCTGCCCGGATGCCGCTACGACCTGCTCGCCCGCGCCCTCGGCGCCCACGGCGAGCGGGTGGAGGACGCCGCCCTCCTTCCCGGGGCGCTGCGCCGCGGGCTCGAGAACGCCCCGGCGGTGGTCGACGTGTGGGTCAGCCGCGAGCCGGTGTCCCCGGACTCGCGCAGCGGCATGGCGGCGGTGCCGGAGCTCCATGCGCTGGCGCCGTGGGACCGTGCCGAGCGCGAGCTCCGGGCACGCACTATCCCCCCCGGATAG
- a CDS encoding methylmalonyl-CoA mutase family protein: MTIADGIADQLALWERDELDTYLRRSPEDRDDHRTSSGLPLRRVYTPLDTAGTSWDDVGLPGRYPFTRGPYPTMYRGRRWTMRQIAGFGAGADTNRRLRYLIEQGQTGISVDFDMPTLMGYDSDDPMSAGEVGREGVAVDVVDDMEALFDGIDLEQISVSMTINPTAWILLAMYVAVAEDRGCDLDRLSGTIQNDILKEYIAQKEWCFPIRPSLRIVRDTITWCARNMARYNPVNISGYHISEAGGSSVQEAAFTMAVTRAYVQEVVASGMPVDEFAPRLSFFFIAQADFFEQVAKFRALRRVYARMMREEFGARRPESMRLRFHCQTAAITLTRAQPYNNVARTALQAFCAVLGGAQSLHTNGLDEAIAIPSEFAMKLALRTQQIIAEETNVTSVADPLGGSWYVESLTNEMERAILEVLDRVEAMGGTLRAIEDSWFQSEIAENAYQVARRQDSGDRVVVGVNRYVDEDEDGAGPVPVHRVDPDTERRQVEHLRRVRAGRDAAAVRRALEEVQRTARDPGANLMPPTIAAVRARATGGEIVRALRAVFGSYTETAVF, from the coding sequence ATGACGATCGCAGACGGCATCGCCGACCAGCTCGCCCTGTGGGAGCGGGACGAGCTCGACACCTACCTGCGCCGCAGCCCCGAGGACCGCGACGACCACCGCACCAGCTCGGGGCTGCCGCTGCGCCGGGTGTACACCCCGCTCGACACCGCCGGCACCAGCTGGGACGACGTCGGCCTCCCCGGCCGCTACCCGTTCACCCGCGGGCCCTATCCGACGATGTACCGGGGACGGCGCTGGACGATGCGGCAGATCGCCGGCTTCGGCGCCGGCGCCGACACCAACCGGCGGCTGCGCTACCTCATCGAGCAGGGCCAGACCGGCATCAGCGTCGACTTCGACATGCCCACGCTGATGGGCTACGACTCCGACGACCCGATGAGCGCGGGCGAGGTCGGCCGCGAGGGCGTGGCCGTCGACGTCGTCGACGACATGGAGGCGCTCTTCGACGGCATCGACCTCGAGCAGATCAGCGTGTCGATGACCATCAACCCCACCGCCTGGATCCTGCTCGCGATGTACGTCGCCGTCGCCGAGGACCGCGGCTGCGACCTCGACCGGCTGTCAGGGACGATCCAGAACGACATCCTCAAGGAGTACATCGCCCAGAAGGAGTGGTGCTTCCCGATCCGGCCGAGCCTGCGCATCGTCCGCGACACCATCACCTGGTGCGCGCGGAACATGGCCCGGTACAACCCGGTGAACATCAGCGGCTACCACATCTCCGAGGCCGGGGGCAGCTCGGTCCAGGAGGCGGCCTTCACGATGGCGGTGACCCGCGCCTACGTGCAGGAGGTGGTGGCGTCGGGCATGCCCGTCGACGAGTTCGCACCGCGGCTGAGCTTCTTCTTCATCGCCCAGGCGGACTTCTTCGAGCAGGTCGCCAAGTTCCGGGCGCTGCGCCGCGTCTACGCGCGGATGATGCGCGAGGAGTTCGGCGCCCGGAGGCCGGAGTCGATGCGGCTGCGCTTCCACTGCCAGACGGCGGCGATCACCCTGACCCGTGCCCAGCCCTACAACAACGTCGCCCGCACCGCCCTGCAGGCGTTCTGCGCGGTGCTCGGCGGCGCCCAGTCGCTGCACACCAACGGGCTCGACGAGGCGATCGCGATCCCCAGCGAGTTCGCCATGAAGCTGGCGCTGCGCACCCAGCAGATCATCGCCGAGGAGACCAACGTCACCAGCGTCGCCGACCCGCTCGGCGGATCCTGGTACGTCGAGTCCCTGACCAACGAGATGGAGCGCGCGATCCTGGAGGTGCTCGACCGGGTGGAGGCGATGGGTGGCACGCTCCGCGCCATCGAGGACAGCTGGTTCCAGAGCGAGATCGCCGAGAACGCCTACCAGGTGGCGCGGCGGCAGGACTCCGGCGATCGGGTGGTGGTCGGGGTGAACCGGTACGTCGACGAGGACGAGGACGGCGCCGGGCCGGTGCCGGTGCACCGGGTCGACCCCGACACCGAGCGCCGCCAGGTCGAGCACCTCCGCCGGGTGCGCGCCGGGCGCGACGCCGCCGCGGTGCGGCGCGCCCTCGAGGAGGTGCAGCGCACCGCCCGCGACCCCGGCGCCAACCTGATGCCGCCGACGATCGCCGCGGTGCGGGCGCGGGCGACCGGCGGGGAGATCGTCCGGGCGCTGCGCGCCGTGTTCGGCAGCTACACCGAGACCGCGGTCTTCTAG
- a CDS encoding AMP-binding protein: MEAWAWPPRYDDDYLPPAGQAHWFPRRETMPAADRDAAIAVRIREVMAYAHEHSPFYRRKWEEAGVHPSQIRTLEDFERVPPVTKAELRAAQERRPPFGDYLCIPEEEVCHIHGTSGTTGRPTAFAIGRADWRAIANAHARVMWGMGIRPTDTVFIGSFFSLYMGSWGALLGTERLHARAFPFGAGVPGQTLRAAHWMAQMRPTVFYGTPSYALHLAEVAAAAGIDARDLGLRILFFSGEPGASIPSIRARLQHAYGAAVLDTGSMAEMSPWMTPGETSAHAGMLCWQDIVYTEIADPRSWRRVGYGGEGTPLYTHLERVSQPMIRMLSNDLSCWESGPSPCGRTYPVLPRGIYGRIDDMLVIRGENVFPSAVDEVLNRIPHYGGEHRVVVTRDRAMDELTVRMEYDGVLAALGDGAVDGIRGRTESELRTVLGVGARVEMLPPGSLERTEFKARRVIDSRDLLREVRT; encoded by the coding sequence ATGGAGGCGTGGGCCTGGCCGCCCCGATACGACGACGACTACCTGCCGCCCGCCGGCCAGGCGCACTGGTTCCCCCGCCGCGAGACCATGCCGGCGGCGGACCGCGACGCCGCCATCGCCGTCCGCATCCGCGAGGTGATGGCCTACGCCCACGAGCACTCGCCCTTCTACCGCCGCAAGTGGGAGGAGGCGGGGGTGCACCCCTCGCAGATCCGCACCCTCGAGGACTTCGAGCGGGTGCCCCCGGTCACCAAGGCGGAGCTGCGCGCGGCCCAGGAGCGGCGGCCGCCGTTCGGTGACTACCTCTGCATCCCCGAGGAGGAGGTCTGCCACATCCACGGCACCTCCGGCACCACCGGGCGGCCCACCGCGTTCGCCATCGGCCGGGCCGACTGGCGGGCGATCGCCAACGCCCATGCGCGGGTGATGTGGGGGATGGGCATCCGCCCCACGGACACCGTCTTCATCGGCTCCTTCTTCAGCCTCTACATGGGCTCGTGGGGAGCGCTGCTCGGCACCGAGCGGCTCCACGCCCGCGCCTTCCCCTTCGGCGCGGGCGTGCCCGGGCAGACGCTGCGGGCGGCGCACTGGATGGCACAGATGCGCCCCACCGTCTTCTACGGCACCCCCTCGTACGCCCTCCACCTCGCCGAGGTGGCCGCCGCCGCGGGCATCGACGCCCGCGACCTCGGCCTGCGCATCCTCTTCTTCTCCGGCGAGCCGGGGGCCTCCATCCCCTCGATCCGCGCCCGCCTCCAGCACGCCTACGGCGCCGCCGTCCTCGACACCGGCAGCATGGCCGAGATGAGCCCGTGGATGACCCCGGGTGAGACCAGCGCCCACGCCGGGATGCTCTGCTGGCAGGACATCGTCTACACCGAGATCGCCGACCCGCGGAGCTGGAGGCGGGTGGGGTACGGCGGCGAGGGCACGCCCCTGTACACCCACCTCGAGCGCGTCAGCCAGCCGATGATCCGGATGCTGTCCAACGACCTCTCGTGCTGGGAGAGCGGGCCCAGCCCGTGCGGACGCACCTACCCGGTCCTGCCCAGGGGGATCTACGGCCGCATCGACGACATGCTGGTCATCCGCGGCGAGAACGTCTTCCCCAGCGCCGTCGACGAGGTGCTGAACCGGATCCCCCACTACGGCGGCGAGCACCGGGTCGTGGTCACCCGCGACCGCGCCATGGACGAGCTCACCGTGCGCATGGAGTACGACGGCGTGCTCGCGGCGCTCGGCGACGGCGCCGTCGACGGGATCCGCGGCCGGACCGAGAGCGAGCTGCGGACCGTGCTCGGCGTCGGCGCGCGGGTGGAGATGCTGCCCCCCGGCAGCCTGGAGCGCACCGAGTTCAAGGCGCGCAGGGTGATCGACAGCCGCGACCTGCTCCGCGAGGTGAGGACATGA